In a genomic window of Acipenser ruthenus chromosome 41, fAciRut3.2 maternal haplotype, whole genome shotgun sequence:
- the LOC117434161 gene encoding sodium channel subunit beta-1-like produces the protein MALLNILVASFTWLMCARVCWSGCVEVESSTEAVLGQGFKLGCISCKQRREVEATSSVQWSFKSKDDADFNLIYQYEDYEQEIFDDRFERRLVWNGSKKTTDLLDVSVYILNVSFDDAGLYKCYVERTLYYEHYEFHTNASKFVKLTVVPTVNRELTSIIGEVMMYVANIGLTFWLLVEMVYCYRKIAAAGEEALRENAAEYLAIASESKENCAGVQVAE, from the exons cgagAGTCTGTTGGAGTGGCTGTGTGGAGGTGGAGTCCAGCACGGAGGCGGTCCTGGGACAAGGGTTCAAGCTGGGCTGCATCTCCTGTAAGCAGCGGCGCGAGGTGGAGGCCACCTCGTCAGTGCAGTGGTCCTTTAAATCCAAAGACGATGCAGACTTCAATTTG ATCTACCAGTACGAGGATTACGAGCAGGAGATATTTGACGATCGGTTCGAACGCCGCCTCGTTTGGAACGGCAGCAAGAAGACAACTGACCTTCTGGACGTCTCCGTGTACATCCTCAACGTCTCCTTCGATGATGCCGGCCTCTACAAGTGCTACGTGGAGCGGACACTTTACTACGAGCACTACGAGTTCCACACCAACGCTTCCAAGTTCGTCAAGCTCACCGTTGTCCCCACAG tgaacCGGGAGCTGACCTCGATCATAGGGGAGGTGATGATGTACGTCGCCAACATTGGGCTCACTTTCTGgctgctggtggagatggtgTACTGTTACCGCAAGATCGCTGCCGCGGGAGAGGAGGCGTTGCGGGAGAACGC GGCTGAGTATCTGGCCATCGCCTCGGAGAGCAAAGAGAACTGCGCCGGGGTGCAAGTGGCTGAATAG